A genomic region of Mycobacterium senriense contains the following coding sequences:
- a CDS encoding DUF7159 family protein, whose product MAPSSIQMVVLEGEYADGATVEEDTFDVTDVDDTATTTGPDQVISAILGTREGAVDAGLELSSIGVTWTDQLEAAALRDALAAHRIDNVMLVSAFLAAAALAQNVGGAMGYERTAVLLVESDTATLAVVETSDGSIPDVYKQQIHAESYGDAAEQLSAMVAGMQKLELLPGGLVLVGSGIDVAPLKPVLQATTFLDVSVAEEPETALARGAALASANAPLFASSTAALAYAQDPGTGAVDQYSLPEYLYVPFGQEPGDDEFAYSAVGDDDAESPTVVIEKLFLPEESQPRRRPALLVGSGLAVVGISAVLALEIALAIGIRTTGTVALQPTPGQHLIVPEQAPAPAPVQASQPLSKISLPAPATAPQPLSPPVAAPLPAVPLPAAPPPPAAPIVPVPVVVPPVPVPVPVHIPVPDPVEPPMLAVPPRLSIPQPVQPQPPVHLPQPPQVTVPQSPPHQTPPGEGTPPKPSGPGNYGGGHSPTPGENGPGGHVPTPGSGGPGGHVPTPGSGGGGSGGGHVPTPGSGGPGGLGGGHVPTPGSGGPGGLGGGHAPTPGSGGPGGLGGGHVPTPGSGGPGGLGGGHIPTPPAGGPGGGFGGFGGGHAPAPGGGGLGGFGGGHAPAPGGGFGGFGGGHAPAPGGGFGGGHAGGGFGGGGGFGGGHGGGGGFGGGGGGGGHR is encoded by the coding sequence TCGATGCCGGTCTCGAGCTGTCATCGATCGGCGTGACGTGGACGGATCAACTCGAAGCCGCGGCGCTTCGCGACGCGCTGGCCGCCCACCGGATCGACAACGTGATGCTGGTCTCGGCCTTTCTGGCCGCGGCGGCGCTGGCGCAAAACGTCGGCGGGGCAATGGGTTACGAGCGCACCGCCGTGCTGCTGGTCGAGTCCGACACCGCGACGCTGGCGGTCGTCGAGACCTCCGACGGTTCCATCCCGGACGTCTACAAACAACAGATTCACGCCGAGTCCTACGGCGACGCCGCCGAGCAGCTCAGCGCGATGGTCGCCGGGATGCAGAAGCTGGAACTCCTGCCGGGCGGCCTGGTTTTGGTCGGCTCGGGCATCGACGTCGCTCCGCTGAAGCCGGTGTTGCAGGCGACGACGTTCCTCGACGTGAGTGTGGCCGAGGAGCCGGAGACGGCGCTGGCTCGCGGGGCGGCACTGGCGTCGGCGAACGCGCCGCTGTTTGCCTCGTCGACCGCCGCGCTGGCCTATGCGCAAGACCCGGGCACCGGCGCGGTCGACCAGTACTCCCTTCCCGAATACCTCTATGTCCCGTTCGGGCAAGAACCCGGCGACGACGAGTTCGCCTACAGCGCGGTCGGCGACGACGACGCCGAGTCGCCGACCGTCGTCATCGAGAAGCTCTTCCTTCCCGAAGAGAGCCAGCCCAGGCGGCGCCCGGCCCTGCTGGTCGGCAGCGGGCTGGCGGTGGTCGGGATCAGCGCGGTGCTGGCGCTCGAGATCGCGTTGGCGATCGGCATCCGCACCACGGGAACCGTTGCCTTGCAGCCCACCCCGGGCCAGCACCTCATCGTGCCCGAACAGGCCCCGGCGCCGGCGCCGGTGCAGGCGTCCCAACCGCTGTCGAAGATCAGCTTGCCCGCCCCGGCGACGGCGCCGCAGCCGTTGAGCCCGCCGGTGGCCGCGCCGCTGCCCGCGGTTCCGCTTCCGGCGGCGCCTCCGCCGCCCGCCGCGCCGATCGTTCCGGTTCCCGTCGTGGTCCCCCCGGTTCCGGTTCCGGTGCCCGTGCACATTCCGGTTCCCGACCCGGTCGAGCCCCCGATGCTGGCGGTCCCGCCGCGTCTCTCCATCCCGCAACCGGTGCAGCCGCAACCTCCTGTGCACCTGCCCCAGCCCCCGCAGGTCACCGTGCCGCAGTCACCCCCGCACCAGACGCCCCCCGGCGAGGGCACCCCGCCCAAGCCGAGCGGCCCCGGTAACTACGGGGGCGGACACTCTCCGACGCCCGGTGAGAATGGCCCGGGCGGGCACGTCCCGACGCCGGGTTCGGGTGGTCCGGGCGGACACGTCCCGACACCTGGGTCGGGCGGCGGTGGCTCGGGTGGTGGCCACGTGCCCACGCCGGGATCGGGTGGTCCTGGTGGCCTGGGTGGTGGCCACGTTCCCACGCCGGGCTCCGGTGGTCCCGGTGGCCTGGGTGGCGGGCACGCTCCCACCCCGGGATCGGGTGGTCCCGGTGGCCTGGGTGGCGGGCACGTTCCCACCCCAGGTTCGGGCGGTCCCGGTGGTCTGGGCGGCGGCCACATTCCCACACCTCCGGCGGGCGGCCCCGGCGGCGGCTTCGGTGGCTTCGGCGGCGGTCACGCCCCGGCACCCGGCGGTGGTGGTCTCGGCGGGTTCGGCGGGGGACACGCCCCGGCACCCGGCGGCGGCTTCGGCGGGTTCGGCGGCGGTCATGCTCCGGCTCCCGGCGGCGGCTTCGGTGGCGGCCACGCCGGCGGCGGCTTCGGCGGTGGCGGCGGCTTCGGCGGTGGTCACGGCGGTGGCGGCGGCTTCGGCGGCGGTGGTGGC